From the Paenibacillus sp. FSL H8-0548 genome, one window contains:
- a CDS encoding LacI family DNA-binding transcriptional regulator has product MGGARIKLKEIAKKANVSISTVSRIINNQGNFSEETRRKVLDIANEHLKPGVSPSQLAGIPYTIAVIIPGHNDFFDNDPSTSADLNHLKEEFEAYGHQIDIVKHSTDLQSSPAYRLLSEGKADAAIIFDPIVNDKLFEELERLEIPYLLTNGRTYKIGHNYIDYDNRKGAYEVIRYLHKLGHQKIGIIAGPKNHLVNVNRLDGCKDAFRDFKLPWMESHVVLGAFDPAHGYEAVKQLMSEDPSITAIFTLNDIIAFGAMKGLAELNIRIPKDISLVGFDDLKLSEFMVPPLTTVRRFRYDISSIIVKVLTELITNKNISEVSISIKTELIVRESCASVLNKE; this is encoded by the coding sequence ATTGGAGGGGCGCGTATCAAACTTAAAGAAATTGCAAAAAAGGCAAACGTTTCGATTAGTACAGTGTCCAGGATCATAAACAATCAAGGCAATTTCAGCGAGGAGACCCGCAGAAAAGTGTTGGACATTGCTAATGAACATTTAAAACCGGGCGTCTCTCCCTCCCAGCTGGCAGGCATCCCCTATACGATTGCCGTAATCATTCCAGGCCATAATGATTTCTTCGATAATGACCCTTCAACCTCTGCCGACTTGAATCACTTAAAGGAAGAATTTGAAGCATATGGTCACCAGATTGATATTGTGAAGCACAGTACAGATTTGCAGTCCTCTCCGGCATATAGACTTTTGAGCGAGGGGAAAGCGGACGCAGCCATCATATTTGACCCCATTGTCAACGACAAGTTGTTTGAAGAGCTTGAGAGACTCGAAATTCCGTACTTGCTTACGAATGGAAGAACCTACAAAATCGGCCATAACTATATTGACTATGATAACCGTAAAGGCGCTTATGAGGTGATTCGATATCTGCATAAGTTAGGTCATCAGAAAATTGGGATTATAGCTGGGCCAAAAAACCATCTCGTGAACGTAAATCGTCTCGACGGTTGCAAAGATGCATTTCGCGATTTTAAGCTGCCGTGGATGGAAAGCCATGTCGTATTAGGAGCATTTGATCCTGCTCATGGATATGAGGCGGTGAAGCAATTGATGAGTGAAGACCCGTCTATAACGGCTATTTTTACGTTGAACGATATCATTGCTTTTGGAGCTATGAAGGGTTTGGCCGAGCTGAACATCCGTATTCCTAAGGATATCTCTTTGGTTGGTTTTGATGATTTGAAGCTATCGGAGTTCATGGTTCCACCGCTCACGACCGTTCGAAGGTTTAGATACGATATTAGCTCCATCATTGTAAAAGTACTTACAGAATTGATCACGAACAAAAATATCTCGGAAGTTAGCATCAGTATAAAGACGGAGCTAATTGTAAGAGAATCATGTGCTAGCGTGTTAAATAAGGAGTAA
- a CDS encoding carbohydrate ABC transporter permease yields the protein MQISSARKINWIVHSILIISAVIMLVPFVWMVLTSLKTTTEATQIPIHFFPEAPSLRGYMEAIKQSAFPYYYMNTVFTAIMKTVFPVIFSSMAAYAFARLRFPGSTILFVLIISVMMVPNPVFYTPQYMMMSDFGLVNTVTALWITSLISPFATFLLRQFFMSISKELEEAAVLDGCNPFQIYWHIMLPLVKSALVAIVIIQLQWSWNELQWPLIINSSPEKMTLSSGIATLVSMFGTDYPVLMAGAFMAVVPMIVLFFIFQKQFIEGIAFSAHKG from the coding sequence ATGCAAATCTCATCGGCGAGGAAGATCAACTGGATTGTTCATAGCATTCTTATAATCAGCGCCGTTATTATGCTCGTTCCATTTGTGTGGATGGTGCTGACTTCGCTGAAGACAACTACGGAAGCTACCCAAATTCCAATTCATTTTTTTCCTGAAGCCCCCAGCTTAAGAGGATATATGGAGGCGATCAAGCAATCCGCATTTCCGTATTATTACATGAATACCGTTTTTACAGCGATAATGAAGACCGTATTTCCGGTTATATTTAGTTCGATGGCGGCATATGCCTTTGCTCGGTTAAGGTTTCCAGGAAGTACGATTCTTTTTGTATTGATTATCTCAGTCATGATGGTGCCTAATCCTGTTTTTTATACGCCGCAATATATGATGATGAGTGACTTTGGATTGGTCAATACGGTTACTGCGCTTTGGATTACTTCATTAATTAGTCCTTTCGCTACCTTTCTTTTAAGGCAATTCTTTATGTCCATATCAAAGGAATTGGAAGAAGCGGCAGTGCTGGATGGCTGCAATCCATTTCAAATTTACTGGCATATTATGCTTCCACTCGTTAAGTCGGCTTTAGTGGCCATTGTCATTATTCAATTGCAGTGGTCTTGGAATGAACTGCAGTGGCCGCTCATTATTAACAGCTCACCTGAGAAGATGACCTTGTCATCAGGTATTGCAACACTCGTCTCCATGTTCGGAACGGATTATCCCGTGTTAATGGCAGGCGCCTTCATGGCGGTAGTTCCGATGATCGTGCTCTTCTTTATATTTCAAAAGCAGTTTATTGAAGGCATCGCATTTAGCGCGCATAAAGGATAA
- a CDS encoding sugar ABC transporter substrate-binding protein has product MGKRNKFSFMLATVFIVIALFAAACSSNTNNSPDNSPNNNAGKSTDAPKKNVTLTYSIWDKIQQPAMEAIAKEFTAENPHIKIKVEVIPWGDYWTKMSAAAPSGTLPDVFWMHGGQFVKYASGNFLEPITSKVQAGEIDLNNYAADLASIYTLNGENYGVPKDFDTIGLAYNKELFDQANIPYPDDTWDYAKLAEVAKQLSQPDKGIYGFGAKLDTQTGYWNDILANGGSILSADLSKSGYDDPASIEALKARYQMILDGASPTHQQMTDTEATEMFKSGRLAMIFDGSWRISDIDSSEIINGKWDWAKLPTGKEKRGNIINGLGNVMSAKGKNKEEAWLFLNFLGSQKAAEITAEMGAAIPAFNGTQDAWLTSRPHLNLQVFTEQVADAIPYPSGSESYPVWFAKEPEIMSQAWGGAIAVEEAAKKVAEMMNQAIAETK; this is encoded by the coding sequence ATGGGAAAAAGAAACAAATTTTCATTCATGCTTGCAACTGTTTTTATCGTTATTGCTTTGTTCGCTGCTGCTTGCAGCAGCAACACAAACAACTCACCGGATAATAGTCCGAACAACAATGCTGGGAAATCGACTGATGCTCCAAAAAAGAACGTAACACTTACCTATTCCATTTGGGATAAAATTCAGCAGCCGGCAATGGAAGCGATTGCGAAGGAGTTTACGGCAGAAAATCCGCATATCAAGATCAAGGTAGAAGTTATCCCATGGGGGGATTATTGGACAAAAATGTCCGCTGCTGCTCCATCCGGCACATTGCCTGATGTTTTCTGGATGCATGGAGGCCAATTCGTCAAATATGCATCAGGTAATTTCCTGGAGCCGATCACAAGCAAGGTGCAGGCCGGAGAAATCGATCTGAATAATTATGCGGCAGACCTTGCTTCCATCTATACGCTGAACGGCGAAAACTACGGCGTGCCTAAGGATTTCGACACGATCGGATTGGCGTACAACAAAGAGTTGTTCGATCAAGCGAACATACCGTATCCTGACGACACTTGGGATTATGCCAAGCTTGCAGAGGTTGCTAAGCAACTGAGCCAGCCTGATAAAGGCATCTATGGCTTTGGGGCGAAGCTTGACACTCAAACTGGATATTGGAACGATATTCTAGCTAATGGCGGAAGTATTCTGTCCGCTGATCTGAGTAAGTCGGGGTACGATGATCCGGCGTCCATTGAAGCTTTGAAGGCTCGTTATCAAATGATTCTCGACGGCGCTTCTCCGACTCATCAACAAATGACGGATACGGAAGCGACGGAGATGTTCAAGTCCGGAAGATTAGCGATGATCTTTGACGGATCTTGGCGGATCAGCGATATTGATAGCAGCGAAATTATCAATGGGAAATGGGATTGGGCGAAATTGCCTACGGGCAAGGAGAAAAGAGGCAATATCATTAATGGCTTAGGAAACGTTATGTCCGCAAAAGGAAAGAATAAGGAAGAAGCTTGGCTATTCCTCAACTTCCTTGGATCCCAAAAAGCAGCGGAAATTACGGCGGAAATGGGTGCGGCAATACCGGCATTCAACGGTACACAAGATGCGTGGCTGACTTCAAGACCACATCTGAATCTGCAAGTATTCACGGAGCAAGTAGCTGATGCGATTCCGTATCCGAGTGGTTCCGAGTCGTACCCTGTATGGTTCGCGAAAGAGCCTGAAATTATGTCGCAAGCGTGGGGCGGAGCTATCGCGGTGGAGGAAGCTGCGAAGAAGGTCGCTGAGATGATGAATCAAGCAATAGCTGAAACAAAATAA
- a CDS encoding MgtC/SapB family protein: MDNIMDTISVYLVDMEVIIRLAIAMVLGLVLGMERELKRKPAGLKTSLVITLASCLLTIVSNHSAYEFPKVSGIVMDPMRLAAQIVTGVGFLGAGVILKRNHDMISGLTTAAMVWVASAIGIAVGAGFIGEAIIAVVFLFISIKLIPAIIWRIGPKSLHQKEMLIELVVERSTNMTGIIKELQERNIMIKNVRVKDLQAEETYQLDIQARVNDKTYATDVYMDSKKMSNVISAKVESF; this comes from the coding sequence ATGGATAACATTATGGACACTATTTCAGTTTATTTGGTTGATATGGAAGTCATTATTAGGCTAGCGATTGCTATGGTGCTGGGGTTAGTGCTTGGCATGGAAAGAGAATTGAAAAGAAAGCCAGCGGGGCTGAAGACGAGCCTTGTTATAACGTTAGCGAGCTGTCTATTAACGATTGTGTCGAATCATTCGGCCTATGAATTTCCTAAGGTCAGCGGTATCGTTATGGATCCAATGCGTCTGGCCGCGCAAATTGTTACAGGAGTTGGGTTTCTCGGAGCTGGTGTTATTTTGAAGAGAAATCATGATATGATTAGCGGCCTAACGACGGCGGCAATGGTGTGGGTCGCATCAGCAATTGGGATTGCGGTTGGTGCAGGATTTATCGGAGAAGCGATCATTGCCGTTGTTTTCTTATTTATTAGCATCAAGCTAATACCTGCGATTATCTGGAGGATAGGCCCGAAATCCCTGCATCAGAAGGAAATGCTAATAGAGCTCGTAGTAGAGAGGTCAACGAATATGACAGGGATTATCAAAGAGCTGCAGGAGCGGAATATAATGATTAAAAATGTAAGAGTTAAGGATCTACAGGCAGAAGAAACCTATCAGCTCGATATTCAAGCCAGAGTAAACGATAAAACATATGCCACTGACGTATATATGGATTCCAAGAAAATGAGTAATGTCATATCCGCCAAGGTTGAAAGTTTTTAA
- a CDS encoding sugar ABC transporter permease → MNSRSRYVWAYFMIAPTLIGTLVFWGWPVLQSIMLGFQQSENFGLVNHWVGFDNYEKLFRDAEFWQNLRNTLYYVVLFVPITLILSTIFAVLLNTKIKGLSMYRVIFFLPQVTMPAAAAMVWVVLFAQDFGLVNHILGTRVAWLSNPNYAMIVLVIVGVWGAIGLNMLLILAGLQGIPKSLYEAADIDGARRFNKFRYITIPMLTPTLFFTSIILLIGATQIFDSIFLIIGKTNVALPSVRSLVYAYYQNSFVYFNPNYGAAIINVLLLINLLLTGIQFAFQKKWVVYD, encoded by the coding sequence TTGAATTCCAGAAGCAGATATGTTTGGGCCTACTTCATGATCGCGCCGACTCTCATAGGCACATTGGTTTTCTGGGGTTGGCCGGTTCTCCAGTCAATTATGCTAGGATTCCAACAGTCGGAGAATTTCGGGCTCGTCAATCATTGGGTTGGATTTGATAACTATGAGAAATTATTCCGTGACGCAGAGTTTTGGCAGAATCTGCGCAACACCTTATATTATGTTGTTCTGTTTGTGCCAATTACGCTAATCCTCTCTACCATTTTTGCTGTGCTGCTGAATACCAAGATTAAAGGTTTGTCCATGTACCGTGTCATTTTTTTCTTGCCTCAGGTCACGATGCCTGCAGCGGCAGCGATGGTTTGGGTCGTCTTGTTCGCTCAGGACTTCGGACTCGTCAATCATATCTTGGGAACGCGCGTGGCATGGTTGTCTAATCCTAATTATGCGATGATCGTGTTGGTTATCGTTGGTGTGTGGGGGGCAATCGGCTTAAATATGCTGCTGATTCTCGCAGGTTTGCAAGGGATACCTAAATCGCTCTATGAAGCGGCAGACATTGATGGTGCCAGGAGATTCAACAAGTTTCGCTATATAACCATTCCCATGCTGACACCAACGCTTTTTTTCACGAGTATTATTCTTTTGATTGGAGCAACGCAGATCTTTGACTCCATCTTTCTAATTATTGGGAAGACGAATGTAGCGCTTCCGTCGGTTCGCTCACTTGTCTATGCCTATTACCAAAATAGCTTCGTTTACTTTAATCCCAATTATGGAGCTGCAATTATCAATGTATTATTGTTGATTAACCTTTTGCTGACAGGGATTCAATTTGCTTTTCAGAAAAAGTGGGTCGTCTACGACTGA
- a CDS encoding glycoside hydrolase family 31 protein, translated as MKITELQRGLGEYWWGGVINEGHLMPFGDHPHTRDLRLTDDNQASPLLLSNLGRYIWSEEPFTFSFNEGTITIHHKQEIAIEDGNETLQGAYRHACHNHFPPSGVTPDKLAFEAPQYCTWVEMFYEPTQEKLLHYARSIIENGMPPGVLIIDDNWMQDYGTWDFDKHRFPDPAGMIKDLHELGFKIMLWVCPYVSPDSITFRKLRDLGLLMKHADDTPVLRRWWNGYSAVIDYTSLDGAVWFKQQLDRLVEDYGVDGFKLDAGEPLLPDLMDDVTAEVAWSRPVRPMEDCESYARLGIGYALSELRMCWKLGGQALIQRQRDKTHSWEAATGLRGLIPNAIAQGLMGYAFSCPDMVGGGMDGDINSPNFRFDSELFIRFVQCSALFPAMQFSMAPWRVLNGDELAWCMDAVQIRTELGPLLSELADQAAEEGLPILRSLEFVFPQQGFHAVQDQFMVGESILVAPVVNKGQIVRSIQFPDGRWLGDDGSVVEGPIQLEVHAPLSRLPWYRKI; from the coding sequence ATGAAGATCACTGAATTGCAAAGAGGTCTTGGAGAGTACTGGTGGGGAGGGGTTATTAACGAAGGCCATTTAATGCCCTTTGGCGACCATCCACATACGCGTGATTTGCGTTTGACGGATGATAATCAAGCTTCACCCTTATTACTATCTAATCTAGGAAGGTATATTTGGAGCGAAGAGCCGTTTACCTTCTCATTTAATGAGGGCACCATTACCATCCATCACAAACAGGAGATAGCGATTGAAGACGGGAACGAAACCCTTCAAGGAGCTTACAGGCATGCATGCCATAACCATTTCCCCCCTTCCGGCGTTACACCTGACAAACTAGCCTTTGAAGCACCGCAATACTGCACATGGGTAGAAATGTTTTATGAACCTACTCAGGAGAAGCTTCTCCACTATGCGAGATCCATTATCGAGAACGGCATGCCCCCGGGCGTGTTAATCATTGATGATAACTGGATGCAAGACTATGGGACCTGGGACTTTGATAAGCATAGATTTCCCGACCCCGCAGGTATGATCAAAGATTTGCATGAGTTAGGGTTTAAAATCATGCTTTGGGTATGCCCGTATGTAAGTCCCGACAGCATCACCTTCCGGAAATTGCGTGATCTTGGACTCCTGATGAAGCATGCTGATGACACCCCTGTCCTGAGAAGATGGTGGAACGGGTATAGTGCGGTCATCGACTATACCAGCCTAGACGGAGCCGTATGGTTCAAACAACAGCTAGACAGGCTGGTTGAAGATTACGGGGTGGACGGATTCAAGCTGGACGCAGGAGAACCTCTCTTGCCTGATCTGATGGATGACGTTACAGCAGAAGTCGCATGGTCACGTCCTGTCCGCCCGATGGAAGATTGCGAATCCTACGCCAGACTCGGAATTGGATACGCGCTTAGCGAATTGCGCATGTGCTGGAAGCTTGGGGGACAAGCGCTAATCCAGCGGCAACGGGATAAAACGCACTCGTGGGAAGCTGCGACCGGACTGAGGGGACTAATCCCCAACGCGATCGCACAGGGCCTGATGGGATACGCTTTTAGCTGCCCTGACATGGTTGGCGGAGGAATGGATGGAGATATTAATTCACCGAATTTCCGTTTTGATTCCGAGTTATTTATCCGTTTTGTTCAATGCTCGGCTTTATTTCCCGCGATGCAGTTTTCCATGGCGCCATGGCGAGTTTTGAACGGCGATGAGCTGGCTTGGTGTATGGATGCGGTACAGATCCGAACGGAATTAGGCCCCCTACTCTCCGAGCTTGCAGACCAAGCTGCCGAAGAAGGGCTTCCAATCCTGCGCAGTCTGGAATTCGTTTTCCCGCAGCAAGGCTTCCATGCTGTTCAGGATCAATTCATGGTTGGCGAGTCCATTCTGGTAGCACCAGTCGTGAATAAGGGACAGATCGTACGAAGCATACAATTTCCGGATGGCCGATGGCTGGGAGATGACGGAAGCGTAGTCGAAGGCCCTATCCAGCTCGAAGTCCATGCGCCTCTGTCTCGATTGCCCTGGTATAGAAAAATTTGA
- a CDS encoding DUF4832 domain-containing protein, giving the protein MKNSFSKPFMKAFTMLLLFILLTGGSLVVPLSESVSAAVGPISVTLTETQEAYKNPFKGFRPTRFMNDTSFSNHEYGTVFKHYIKYTDLENAASDSVQKIKDWSNTAWAGIENQNKKVIPRVFIVYPNGGEYWPQGVPHGDVTTQWTSETLKNRLTAFIQKLGQAWDNDPRVAYIELGLWGNWGEHHIWPDKMTDNTDRIPLSFQTALGDAATQAFQNKKVQVRYPDTFQNYNFGFLWDSFALIDDLSGGEGIVARDVWRTQINGGEVAYDWGQKDIQPGDSPNDTLSDPNHRNFVIDWIKKTHTTSLGWIDLYDAGNSNVSQGAALMQKEFGYRFVVNQATFSGSVQPGGSMDVSFQVVNKGSAPFYYNWPVEASLLRSDRTVAWKGIFNNVDIRNWMPGDNWNSTTRQYNQAPAVQQVSGAFTIPSNVPAGTYTLALSILDPYGHKPSARFANTNYYTGGRTPLGKVGIGMDPANQNIGPFDLLKSDNTLSYNLTQTAYDGSYSGGGSTDTQAPSTPGNLAVSETTSSSVSLTWSTSTDNVGVTGYDIYRGSVSVGSSSTNSFTDTGLSPATNYSYTVRAKDAAGNVSGNSSSVSTTTNASGGGETGTAYEAESASNTRTGAAIVSSCATCSGSSKVGYVGNNDGTLQFNGISVSAAGTYTMTVSYLSGEARSVQLRVNGGSASTLNLPSTGGWTAVGTVQAQVQLNAGNNTIHFSNPTGWAPDFDRIQISGGGSAGDTQAPTAPTNLSVPSKTSNSVSLSWSGSTDNVGVTEYVIYRNGNQTGTSAVTSFTDSGLNANTAYAYTVKAKDAAGNLSAASAVVNVTTNAGGGGTTGLLLDNFDNSPSWPGANDLGKWSSANGFVNNAGVIESGALKLQYNNDGWLGTDINQNIGSYSKMVIRIKGANGGEQSHFELTIGGVTKTLAAFSGDAITTSYKNIEIDLAANGVDRSTPGQLSMTFWHGGNSSVWIDEIRFE; this is encoded by the coding sequence ATGAAAAACAGTTTTTCAAAGCCATTTATGAAAGCGTTTACCATGTTGTTATTGTTTATTTTGCTAACAGGAGGTTCTTTGGTAGTACCGTTAAGCGAGTCGGTATCAGCAGCTGTTGGTCCGATCAGCGTTACTCTGACAGAGACGCAAGAGGCTTACAAAAATCCCTTTAAAGGATTTAGGCCTACTCGGTTCATGAACGACACCAGCTTCTCGAATCATGAGTACGGAACTGTGTTTAAGCACTATATCAAATACACCGATTTGGAGAATGCGGCGTCGGACTCCGTTCAGAAGATCAAGGATTGGAGCAATACGGCGTGGGCAGGGATCGAAAACCAGAATAAAAAGGTGATTCCTCGCGTGTTCATCGTCTATCCGAACGGAGGAGAATATTGGCCCCAAGGCGTACCTCACGGGGATGTGACGACGCAATGGACGTCGGAAACATTAAAAAACCGTCTTACAGCTTTCATCCAGAAGCTTGGCCAAGCTTGGGATAACGACCCGAGAGTTGCCTATATCGAGCTCGGGTTGTGGGGGAATTGGGGCGAGCATCATATTTGGCCGGATAAGATGACGGACAATACGGACAGAATTCCGCTCAGCTTCCAGACGGCATTAGGCGATGCCGCTACGCAAGCTTTTCAGAACAAGAAGGTCCAAGTGCGGTATCCCGATACATTCCAAAATTATAACTTCGGATTTCTATGGGACTCATTTGCCTTGATTGACGATCTGTCTGGAGGAGAAGGCATTGTCGCAAGGGATGTCTGGAGGACGCAAATTAATGGCGGCGAGGTTGCCTACGATTGGGGGCAGAAGGATATTCAGCCGGGTGATTCCCCTAACGACACGTTAAGCGATCCGAACCATCGGAACTTTGTCATCGATTGGATCAAAAAAACACATACAACCAGTCTGGGCTGGATTGATCTGTACGATGCCGGCAATTCGAACGTATCGCAGGGAGCAGCTTTGATGCAGAAGGAATTCGGATACCGCTTCGTCGTCAATCAAGCGACATTCTCGGGAAGCGTGCAGCCTGGCGGGTCAATGGATGTATCCTTTCAAGTCGTGAACAAAGGGTCGGCTCCGTTCTATTATAACTGGCCAGTGGAAGCCAGTTTGCTGAGAAGCGATCGTACGGTAGCTTGGAAAGGTATTTTTAACAACGTGGACATACGGAATTGGATGCCGGGTGACAATTGGAACAGCACGACGCGCCAATATAATCAAGCGCCTGCCGTTCAGCAGGTTTCCGGTGCGTTTACAATCCCTTCCAATGTTCCGGCGGGAACCTACACCTTGGCCCTTTCCATTCTTGACCCATACGGGCATAAGCCAAGCGCGAGATTTGCCAATACCAACTATTATACAGGCGGCCGAACGCCGCTCGGCAAAGTAGGAATCGGTATGGACCCTGCCAATCAGAACATCGGGCCCTTCGATTTGTTAAAGTCGGACAATACGCTTTCGTATAACCTGACCCAAACGGCATATGATGGCAGCTATAGCGGCGGAGGAAGCACAGATACTCAGGCGCCAAGCACGCCAGGGAATCTGGCAGTAAGCGAGACGACTTCGAGCAGCGTCAGTCTGACGTGGTCGACTTCAACCGACAACGTAGGCGTGACCGGTTACGATATTTACCGCGGAAGCGTATCGGTAGGCTCTTCGAGCACCAATAGCTTTACGGATACAGGGTTAAGTCCAGCCACGAATTACAGCTACACAGTCAGGGCGAAGGATGCAGCGGGGAACGTATCAGGCAACAGCAGCTCTGTAAGTACGACTACAAACGCTTCCGGAGGGGGCGAAACCGGTACAGCTTATGAAGCGGAATCCGCAAGCAATACGCGGACTGGAGCAGCTATCGTTTCCTCGTGCGCAACATGCTCAGGAAGCTCAAAGGTAGGGTATGTCGGGAATAATGACGGTACTTTGCAATTTAACGGAATAAGCGTGTCAGCTGCAGGAACGTATACGATGACGGTATCTTATCTAAGCGGCGAGGCTCGTTCCGTACAGCTACGCGTAAACGGAGGATCAGCTTCCACGCTTAATCTGCCGAGCACGGGAGGCTGGACTGCGGTTGGCACCGTTCAGGCCCAGGTCCAGCTGAATGCAGGCAATAACACGATCCATTTCTCTAATCCGACAGGCTGGGCGCCTGATTTTGACCGCATTCAGATTTCCGGAGGCGGCAGCGCCGGCGATACGCAAGCACCGACTGCGCCAACGAATTTGAGCGTACCGAGTAAAACATCGAACAGCGTAAGCTTGTCATGGAGCGGTTCGACGGACAATGTCGGCGTAACGGAGTATGTGATCTACAGAAACGGCAATCAAACGGGCACATCTGCGGTGACTAGCTTTACGGATAGCGGATTAAATGCCAACACGGCATACGCGTATACCGTGAAAGCAAAAGACGCGGCCGGCAATCTATCGGCTGCAAGCGCAGTAGTTAATGTAACAACAAATGCCGGAGGAGGCGGGACAACCGGCTTGCTGTTAGATAACTTCGATAACTCGCCGAGCTGGCCGGGAGCCAATGATCTTGGCAAGTGGTCAAGCGCAAATGGGTTTGTCAATAACGCAGGCGTAATTGAATCAGGGGCATTGAAGCTTCAGTATAACAATGACGGATGGTTAGGCACGGATATCAACCAGAACATAGGAAGCTACTCGAAAATGGTGATTCGTATCAAAGGCGCTAATGGGGGTGAGCAAAGCCACTTCGAACTCACGATCGGCGGAGTGACCAAAACATTGGCGGCTTTCAGCGGAGATGCGATAACGACCAGCTACAAAAATATTGAAATTGATTTGGCAGCGAACGGCGTAGATCGCAGCACCCCTGGCCAACTGTCGATGACGTTTTGGCATGGGGGCAACAGTTCAGTCTGGATAGATGAGATTCGTTTCGAATAA
- a CDS encoding Gfo/Idh/MocA family oxidoreductase yields MKTIKLAVIGAGARGFLSYMPYVQRFPHEAEVVAVAEPNDERRTRFAEALNLSSEQIYSTWEELLSQPKLCDALLICTQDQMHYEPTIAALRAGYHVLLEKPMSNNPMECVEMERIAREEGRLLSVCHVSRYTPFWQKMKQIIHDGLIGDIMSIQHNENVGYLHYAHSFVRGNWRNDALSSPMILAKSCHDMDLIRWLVDADCTKVSSFGSLGHFHIDNAPAGSTDRCTDGCAVEHTCPYSALRFYMQDLVLNPFAALIADPPTETNRMNAIMEGPYGKCVYRTDNNVVDHQTVNMEFENGATVIFSMCGFTRDMNRIVQVMGTKGEVRGDLLSGHIDLFEFSSGNQSVIQTQTSSSGHQGGDDGIMRQFLSDLRNGRYIDTLTSAEASLESHLMAFAAEESRLREGAVMDMKLFRKSLSSTARGNTR; encoded by the coding sequence ATGAAAACAATCAAATTAGCTGTTATAGGAGCAGGAGCTAGAGGCTTCTTATCCTATATGCCATATGTTCAGAGGTTTCCTCACGAGGCAGAGGTAGTCGCGGTGGCCGAACCAAACGACGAGAGAAGAACGAGGTTTGCGGAAGCATTGAATCTAAGCTCGGAACAAATCTATTCAACATGGGAAGAGCTGCTAAGCCAGCCCAAGCTTTGTGACGCGCTCCTCATCTGCACACAAGATCAGATGCATTACGAACCTACGATTGCCGCTCTTAGAGCGGGATATCATGTCCTTCTTGAAAAACCGATGTCCAACAATCCGATGGAGTGCGTGGAAATGGAAAGAATCGCACGTGAAGAAGGACGCTTGCTCTCGGTCTGCCACGTCTCAAGATACACGCCTTTTTGGCAAAAAATGAAGCAAATCATTCATGACGGTCTTATTGGTGACATAATGTCCATTCAACACAACGAAAACGTTGGTTACCTCCACTATGCTCATAGCTTTGTCAGAGGCAATTGGCGGAATGACGCTCTCTCAAGTCCAATGATATTGGCCAAATCATGTCACGACATGGATCTGATCCGTTGGCTTGTCGATGCGGATTGCACGAAGGTCAGCTCGTTTGGTTCTTTGGGTCATTTTCATATCGACAATGCTCCAGCAGGCTCAACCGACCGATGTACGGATGGCTGCGCGGTGGAACATACCTGTCCATATTCCGCACTGCGATTTTACATGCAAGACCTTGTGTTAAATCCCTTTGCTGCACTCATAGCAGATCCGCCTACCGAAACCAATAGAATGAACGCCATCATGGAAGGTCCCTATGGCAAATGTGTCTATCGGACCGATAATAATGTGGTGGATCATCAAACGGTGAATATGGAATTTGAAAATGGGGCTACCGTTATATTCAGCATGTGCGGGTTTACGCGTGATATGAACCGCATCGTCCAAGTCATGGGGACCAAAGGGGAAGTTCGCGGCGATTTGCTAAGCGGCCATATCGATTTATTCGAGTTTTCGTCAGGCAATCAATCTGTTATTCAAACCCAAACCAGTAGTAGCGGTCATCAAGGAGGCGACGATGGAATTATGCGACAGTTCCTGTCCGACCTTCGGAATGGACGATATATTGACACCTTGACTTCTGCGGAAGCCTCTCTGGAAAGTCATCTTATGGCCTTTGCCGCTGAAGAATCTAGGCTGAGAGAAGGTGCGGTTATGGATATGAAGCTCTTTCGTAAATCTCTTTCATCAACTGCACGGGGCAACACTCGTTGA